The genomic DNA GTGCGCTCCCAACGGCGCTGCTGCGCGGCAGCTTGCGGTTCGAGCGCGGCGAGTTGCTTTTCGGTTTGCGCGATCTCGCGTTCCAGCGCGGCCAGTTGCTGCTGCTGTGCGCGTGTCGGTGCAGCCAGCCAGGGCGGCGAATTGCCCTGGTCAAAGGAATGCCCGTCTTCGTCAATGCTGTTGAAGAAGGCCGAGAACTGGTAGTACTCCTTTTGCGTGAAGGGGTCGAATTTGTGATTGTGGCAACGCGCGCAGCCCAGCGTCAGGCCCAGCAACACGGTCGCGGTCGTGTCTACGCGATCAACAACGTATTCGACGCGGTACTCTTCGGGGACGATGCCGCCTTCGGCATTGAGGCGGTGGTTACGGTTGAAGGCCGTGGCGATGCGTTGCTCCAAGGTTGGGTTCGGCAATAGATCGCCCGCGAGTTGTTCGGTGATGAATTGATCGTAGGGCATATTCGCGTTGAACGCCGCGATCACCCAGTCGCGCCAGCGCCAGGCGCTACGGTCGCCGTCAATCTGATAGCCGTTCGTGTCGGCATAGCGCGCGGCGTCCAGCCATTTGAACGCCATCCGTTCGCCATAACGCGGCGAGGCCAGCAAACGATCCACGACCTTCTCATACGCGTTCGGCGAGCTGTCATTCAAGAAGTCATCCAACTCGGCCAAGGTCGGCGGCAGGCCTGTCAAATCCAGCGATACGCGGCGCAACAAGGTTGCACGATCGGCTTCGGGCGACGGTTGCAACCCTTCTTTTTCCAGCCGCGCCAACACAAAGGCATCAATTGCATTGCGCACCCAGGCTCGGTTTTTAACGGCGGGCCAGGCGGGTCTGGCAGGTGGGATGAAGGCCCAATGCTGTTGCCAGGGCGCGCCTTGTTTGACCCATTCGGTCAACGTTTCGATCTCTTGCGCCGTGAGTTGATGTGGCGCATGGCTCGGCGGCATGCGCTCGGCTTCGTCAGCGGCGGTGATGCGGCGGACGAGTTCGCTGCGCGTGGTATCGCCGGGCACGATGGCGCGATGTCCGCCGAGATCAGCCTTGGCGGCGGCTTCGGAATCGAGCCGCAGCTTGATGCGTTTGGCGGTGGCGTCGGGGCCGTGACAGGCGAAGCATTTGTCAGAGAGGATCGGGCGAATATCGCGATTGAAGTCGAGCCGGCGTTGCGTGCTTTGGGCGGCGCTGGGTGGTAATGTTTGCCAGCCGAACCAGCCCGTCAGCAACAACGCCAGCAGCTTCAGCCGGTGACGCGCGGGAAACATGCCTTTCATAACGGATTCTCTGTTGGATGATGGAGTGTTTGTGAACTGCGTTTGCGCGGGCACTATATGCCGCAGGTCGTAAAATGCGCAAAAGAGCATGGAGTTCAAGCTTCAGCCTGTGTTGGAGATCACGAATACAAGCTGAAGCTTGAACTCCATGCTCTTGCTTTACGATCAGCCGTTCCGAATCAACCAACCAACTACATCACCGGCCCGACACGCCACGGCACAAATTCCTTGTGCCCCAGCAATTCGCTCTTGGTACGTTCGCCTGATGCGGCGCGGCGGATCAGATTAAAGATATGATGGCCGACCTGTTCGATGGTTTCTTTGCCTTCGACGATGGTGCCCGCGTTGATGTCAATGTTGTCTTCCATAATGCCCGCGATGCGCGAGTTTGATGCAACCTTGATGACCGGCACGACCGGATGACCGATGCCGGAGCCGCGCCCGGTCGTAAAGACGATCATATTCGCGCCGCCCGCGCCCAGGCCGGTCAGCGAAACCGGATCGTAACCCGGCGTATTCATCAAGCCGAAGCCCGGTTTATCAATGTGTTCGGCGTAAGCGTAAACGCCCGTCAGCGCGGTCGTGCCGCCTTTGGCCACGGCGCCCAGCGATTTCTCGGCGATGTTCGTGATGCCGCCCGCCTTATTGCCGGGCGACGGATTGTCATCCCATTTCGCGCCGAAGCGTTGCAGGTAGCCCTGATACCATTCCACCACGTCAATCACCTTGCGCCCGGTCGCTTCGTCAATCGCACGCCGCGTCAGCAAGTGTTCTGCCCCCATGCATTCGGGAATTTCCGCCAGCACCGAAGTCCCGCCCGAACGCACCAGCAAGTCGCTGCAATAACCGAGCGCCGGATTCGCCGTGATGCCGGAGAACGCATCAGAGCCGCCGCAGTTCAAACCCAAAATGATTTTGCCCATTGGCTGTGGCGTGCGCTTCATCGTTTGGCAATGCTTGATCAGGTCTTCGACTTGGCGCACACCCGCTTCGACGGTTTTGCGCGTGCCGCCGGAAACCTGCATTTCCAGCCCGACGATCAGCTTGCCTTTGCGGAAGCCTTGCTGGCCGAGTTGCACCGTGCCCAGGTACTTCGAGATTTGATTGACCTCGCAACCCAGGCTGACCATCAGTACCGCGCCGACGTTGGGATGAAAGATCATTCCGGCAATGGTGCGTTCGAGTTGCCAGGTGTCTTCGCCTTGCGAATGGCCGCAGCCTTCCTGATGCGGAATGGCGACGACACCGTCTACGCCGTGGGTTTTCTGATTGACGTGCTTCAACTGTTCGGCAATTAGCATCGCCACGTGGCTGGAGCAATTCGACGTAGCGATCACCGCAATGTAATTGCGCGTGCCGACATCGCCATTCTCGCGCAAATAGCCCATAAACGTGCCCGCCTGTTCGGGCGAAAAGAAATCCGTCTTGGGCGTGCGCGTGGCGTATTCGTATTCACCTCTACTGAAATCCGGCTCGGTGTTATGCGTGTGCACCCATTCGCCCACGGCAATATCGCTGGTGGCCTTGGCCATAAATTCGCCGTACTTGATCACTGGCGAGCCTGCCGGAATGTGACGGAGCGCAATTTTGTGTCCCGGGTTGATGTTTTCACGAACTTCAATCTGCTTGCCGCCAACTTCAACCGTAGCGCCTGCCGAAAGAGGCAGCCGCACGACGCCGACGTTATCGGTGTCTCTGAGTTTCAGGACAGGCACGACCGCTGCCCCGTTGGTACTTGCTGCTACTGCTTCGCTAGTCTTCATGAATTTTACCACTACTTGTTTTTCAGCCAGATGTTGCGTAATTCCAACTTCATCGGCGGCCCGACGTGCATTTGGAAACCCAGCAATCCGCCCAGGGCCCGGCCTGATGGATCGTCATCCACCGCCTGCGCCATCAAATGCCCGTTGAAAATGTGTGTGAGCACATTGCCGTGGGCGATGATGTGCACCTGATTCCAATCGTTCGTTTTGATCAGCGCCTTGAGATTATCGCCGCTGTTCAGATTGGCGACGATACGTTTTTTTCCACCGGGCATGATCTGTGTCATCTGCCCGCGCATCGCCAAAAATTGGCGCCCGCGCTCTTCGTAAAG from Acidobacteriota bacterium includes the following:
- a CDS encoding altronate dehydratase, with amino-acid sequence MKTSEAVAASTNGAAVVPVLKLRDTDNVGVVRLPLSAGATVEVGGKQIEVRENINPGHKIALRHIPAGSPVIKYGEFMAKATSDIAVGEWVHTHNTEPDFSRGEYEYATRTPKTDFFSPEQAGTFMGYLRENGDVGTRNYIAVIATSNCSSHVAMLIAEQLKHVNQKTHGVDGVVAIPHQEGCGHSQGEDTWQLERTIAGMIFHPNVGAVLMVSLGCEVNQISKYLGTVQLGQQGFRKGKLIVGLEMQVSGGTRKTVEAGVRQVEDLIKHCQTMKRTPQPMGKIILGLNCGGSDAFSGITANPALGYCSDLLVRSGGTSVLAEIPECMGAEHLLTRRAIDEATGRKVIDVVEWYQGYLQRFGAKWDDNPSPGNKAGGITNIAEKSLGAVAKGGTTALTGVYAYAEHIDKPGFGLMNTPGYDPVSLTGLGAGGANMIVFTTGRGSGIGHPVVPVIKVASNSRIAGIMEDNIDINAGTIVEGKETIEQVGHHIFNLIRRAASGERTKSELLGHKEFVPWRVGPVM